From a single Eleginops maclovinus isolate JMC-PN-2008 ecotype Puerto Natales chromosome 18, JC_Emac_rtc_rv5, whole genome shotgun sequence genomic region:
- the LOC134879773 gene encoding C1q-related factor-like, which yields MRALLLLCLLQASLAKPSYVWESSNSTAERANPNRACSLDKGSCNCCVMLKEVNKLKMYFNDKLSKLEEEYVQTEKGLNLMEAGRVAVSVALFNTTYFRCYGPFTINTIIVYKHVFINMGDGYNTATGIFTVPRSGVYSLALTIYSDAGSPGNILVACAGLQVNGLVVAGSKEINMQDQEDSATVVVALHLNAGDKVAVNLPRGCFLCDDSGNLNTFSAFLLYPTEPLG from the exons ATGAGAG CTCTTTTACTGCTGTGTCTGCTCCAGGCATCCCTTGCTAAGCCTTCCTATGTCTGGGAAAGCTCAAATTCAACAGCAGAGCGGGCAAACCCCAACAGAG cgTGTTCCTTGGACAAAGGATCTTGCAACTGCTGTGTGATGCTGAAAGAGGTAAACAAGCTGAAGATGTACTTTAACGACAAGCTGAGTAAGTTGGAGGAGGAATACGTACAAACAGAGAAAGGTCTCAACCTTATGGAAG CCGGCCGCGTTGCTGTCTCTGTTGCTCTATTCAATACCACGTACTTTAGATGTTATGGCCCCTTCACAATCAACACCATCATCGTCTACAAACACGTCTTCATCAATATGGGTGATGGCTACAATACAGCGACTGGTATCTTCACTGTTCCCCGCTCTGGTGTCTATAGCCTCGCCCTCACCATCTATAGTGACGCCGGGTCTCCTGGCAACATCTTGGTCGCCTGCGCAGGTCTGCAGGTTAACGGCCTGGTGGTGGCAGGAtccaaagaaataaatatgcaaGACCAAGAGGACAGTGCCACTGTAGTTGTGGCCCTCCACCTGAATGCTGGGGACAAGGTGGCTGTCAACCTGCCCAGAGGATGTTTCCTCTGCGACGACAGTGGCAACTTAAATACTTTCAGCGCTTTTCTGCTTTATCCTACTGAACCTCTGGGCTAG
- the LOC134879873 gene encoding caprin-2-like has translation MRAILLLCTLHAAFGEGGYDWVDPSSTSDTASNLCYLDQQSCGCCLMQKQLNRMQNYFNVSVEGLQSVLTESKNALNNIRASRSVFSVALNRNIRMDCFGPFRDDTLIPYKYVSINLGDGYSTETGTFTVPRTGVYSLAVTIYSDIDSVISPLAACAKLQVNGHAVAVLPEHKGNDPEDSTTVVLAMELKAGNQVAVNLPAGCVLCDSQSHFNTFTGFLLYATDS, from the exons ATGAGAG CTATTTTGCTGCTTTGTACGCTGCATGCAGCTTTTGGTGAGGGTGGATATGACTGGGTGGATCCTTCCTCTACTTCTGACACAGCATCCAATC TGTGTTATTTGGATCAGCAATCGTGTGGCTGCTGTCTGATGCAGAAGCAATTGAATAGGATGCAAAACTACTTTAACGTAAGCGTTGAAGGACTGCAATCTGTCCTGACAGAATCAAAGAATGCCCTCAACAATATCAGAG CCAGCCGCAGTGTCTTTTCTGTCGCTCTCAACAGAAACATTAGAATGGACTGCTTTGGCCCCTTCCGCGATGACACGCTCATCCCTTACAAATATGTCTCTATTAATCTGGGTGATGGCTACAGTACGGAAACCGGTACCTTCACCGTTCCTCGCACTGGTGTCTACAGCCTCGCCGTCACCATCTACAGTGACATTGATTCTGTTATTTCTCCGTTAGCCGCCTGTGCTAAACTGCAGGTTAACGGCCATGCTGTGGCTGTTTTACCTGAACATAAAGGCAATGACCCTGAAGACAGTACCACTGTGGTATTGGCCATGGAACTGAAAGCTGGGAACCAGGTGGCGGTCAACCTGCCAGCAGGATGTGTCCTCTGTGATAGCCAAAGCCACTTCAACACTTTCACTGGCTTCCTGCTGTATGCCACCGACTCATAG
- the LOC134880450 gene encoding complement C1q-like protein 3 gives MYAWRGQVADSETENACLIDQGSCGCCLMQQQIQRMKTFFNTSLTELEQELTKTKNVLNNIRASRSAFSVSLTNKNNFNCFGPFRDDKLIPYQHVFINLGDGYSPETGIFTVPRSGVYSLALTVYSDAGSPGNTLAACANLQVNGLTVAGSKEKNMQDQEDSATVVVALHLNAGDRVAVNLPIGCFLCDDNNHYNTLTGFLLYATD, from the exons ATGTACGCCTGGAGGGGACAAGTGGCTGATTCCGAAACAGAAAATG catgCCTTATAGACCAGGGGTCCTGTGGATGCTGTCTGATGCAGCAGCAGATTCAAAGGATGAAGACGTTCTTCAACACAAGCCTCACGGAGCTGGAGCAGGaactgacaaaaacaaagaatgttCTCAACAATATCAGAG CCAGCCGCAGTGCCTTCTCTGTGTCTCTaaccaataaaaacaacttcaacTGCTTTGGCCCCTTCCGCGACGACAAGCTCATCCCTTACCAACATGTCTTCATCAATCTGGGTGATGGCTACAGTCCCGAGACCGGTATCTTCACTGTTCCTCGCTCCGGTGTCTACAGCCTCGCCCTCACCGTCTACAGTGATGCCGGGTCTCCTGGCAACACCTTGGCCGCCTGCGCCAATCTGCAGGTTAACGGCCTGACGGTGGCAGgatccaaagaaaaaaatatgcaaGACCAAGAGGACAGTGCCACTGTAGTTGTGGCCCTCCACCTTAATGCTGGGGACAGGGTGGCTGTCAACCTGCCCATTGGATGTTTCCTCTGTGACGACAATAACCATTATAACACTCTCACTGGTTTCTTGCTGTATGCTACTGATTAA
- the ftr86 gene encoding finTRIM family, member 86 has protein sequence MASAWSEEETFVCSVCLDTLKDPATLPCGHSYCLACIQRHWDKGYSKSQYSCPQCRQVFNPRPSLSKSTVLVEAMEKLRTNSIRQSSSKAVSSAPPSMPIYLEVLPGIGPRPGSMYPQLPTVEARSCPQHKRPLEFFCHEDKESVCEVCCQHGHEGHRVVKPQEERRERQKEVVKIQVEIQKRIQETEKRLIELPHAARQHKALVQAINQEGTDLFSELVKTVNQTGIQVGEALSTHETSLGSRVEGQIHRLEQEVAPLRWKNEELIRLKDMQDDICFLKNFFVMEPLGQTGAIGESILSQEEVVIASVRSIMKELQESIQDLCKVSLGKVITLVNPDAVASTSNDASAASTAASASASAAAGSGQATPQTLVYGMMTDTAPLPPPRPQWHEDSLKGPACAEASAPPSPFPPPQPQAPPVTTVGLVNPDPKTREELLKFRFEPTMDANTVYRHMQLSDGSHKATMRAENLNLPEHPERFLFWRQVLCREALAGSPYYWEVEWTGKKITIGVAYKEMDRTSSDDSSRFGHNALSWSLYWSGTGFSFWHNGQEKLLGSPKARRIGVYLDHQAGILAFYRISNNKADLIHKHQSQFTGPLYPGFRFWTGVGAAVTICQLD, from the exons ATGGCCTCAGCATGGTCTGAAGAAGAGACCTTTGTCTGCTCAGTGTGCCTGGACACCCTGAAGGACCCAGCCACTCTACCCTGTGGACATTCATACTGCTTGGCTTGTATCCAGAGGCACTGGGACAAGGGATACAGCAAAAGTCAGTACAGCTGCCCCCAGTGTAGGCAGGTGTTTAACCCTCGACCCTCGCTGTCTAAGAGCACTGTGCTAGTGGAGGCTATGGAGAAACTGAGAACCAACAGCATCAGGCAAAGCTCCTCCAAAGCTGTCTCCTCTGCCCCGCCATCCATGCCTATCTACCTGGAGGTCCTACCAGGTATAGGGCCGCGCCCGGGCAGCATGTACCCTCAGCTTCCAACTGTGGAGGCCAGGTCCTGCCCTCAACACAAACGACCCCTGGAGTTTTTTTGCCACGAGGACAAGGAGAGCGTGTGTGAGGTGTGTTGCCAGCATGGACACGAGGGACATCGTGTGGTCAAAccacaggaagagaggagggagagacag AAAGAGGTTGTCAAGATCCAAGTGGAAATACAGAAGAGAATCCAGGAGACGGAAAAGAGGCTTATAGAGCTCCCACATGCTGCCCGCCAACACAAA GCCTTGGTGCAGGCTATAAATCAAGAGGGCACAGATTTGTTCTCAGAGCTTGTCAAGACTGTGAATCAAACAGGCATCCAGGTTGGTGAGGCCCTAAGCACCCATGAGACCTCCTTAGGCAGCCGGGTCGAAGGACAGATCCACAGACTGGAGCAGGAGGTGGCACCACTGCGCTGGAAGAATGAGGAGCTGATCAGGCTGAAGGACATGCAGGACGACATCTGCTTCTTGAAA AATTTCTTCGTCATGGAGCCTCTGGGTCAGACAGGTGCAATAGGAGAGTCAATCCTGAGTCAGGAGGAAGTTGTGATAGCCTCTGTTCGTTCTATCATGAAAGAACTACAGGAGTCGATACAGGACCTCTGCAAGGTCAGTCTTGGCAAGGTCATCACATTAG TGAATCCTGATGCAGTGGCCTCAACATCCAATGATGCCTCAGCAGCATCAACAGCGgcatcagcatcagcatcagcagcagctggcAGTGGTCAGGCAACCCCACAAACTCTAG TGTATGGAATGATGACAGACACTGCTCCTTTACCACCTCCACGACCTCAGT GGCATGAGGATTCATTAAAAGGTCCTGCATGTGCTGAAG CTTCAGCCCCACCTTCACCCTTCCCTCCTCCCCAACCTCAGG CACCTCCTGTAACAACCGTTGGACTTGTTAACCCAGATccaaaaacaagagaagaatTACTGAAAT TTCGCTTTGAGCCCACAATGGACGCCAACACTGTGTATCGCCACATGCAGCTGTCAGATGGAAGTCATAAGGCCACGATGCGTGCTGAGAACCTGAACCTACCGGAGCATCCCGAGCGCTTCCTCTTCTGGAGGCAGGTTCTCTGCAGAGAGGCTCTGGCAGGGAGCCCTTACTACTGGGAGGTGGAGTGGACTGGCAAGAAG ATAACCATAGGCGTGGCATACAAGGAGATGGATCGTACCTCTTCTGATGACAGCAGCCGTTTTGGCCACAACGCTCTGTCTTGGAGCTTGTACTGGTCTGGGACCGGCTTCTCTTTCTGGCACAATGGTCAGGAAAAGCTGCTGGGCTCTCCTAAGGCCCGGCGGATTGGCGTATATCTGGACCATCAAGCAGGGATTCTGGCCTTCTACCGCATCTCCAACAACAAGGCTGATCTCATCCACAAACACCAGAGCCAGTTCACAGGCCCGCTGTACCCAGGGTTCAGGTTCTGGACCGGAGTGGGAGCTGCAGTGACTATTTGCCAATTGGATTGA
- the nudt8 gene encoding nucleoside diphosphate-linked moiety X motif 8 isoform X2, translating to MFRAPWVLTWSCPIRPLLLRQSPGSALSKHSTAGWQGVRDVKKRSFETTGGIKEGSSLNTETLSCLAQLPLCNVDCNNQNLEDASFQNLLSKASNHQIPQVSGYAKTKQAYPSLKCTVVKATVQNLMTVSTYQNCFINTTSLQHWRPAWDVNQLSLSFTYKTQCNFLQSHLFSRPHFVRPFSLSTHRPLIVKQFESRQQPYSLSSHKTRAVHQAAPQVADTWRDCLSQDNENRCRQRLGPNVKLYEIDKGKQRASQGKNQGRWASVLVSLCSDHGEPAFLFTLRSSTLKGRHKGDVSFAGGKSDPSDVNVVDTALREAREELGVSVATENVWGILKPLRDMSGMMIAPVLANLGPLERCPSNQTLERTVATHTFAPATSTDTPSQCFVMGSIECGV from the exons aTGTTTAGGGCCCCGTGGGTCCTGACTTGGTCTTGTCCCATAAGGCCATTGCTGCTACGACAATCGCCCGGCTCTGCTTTGTCTAAACACAGTACTGCTGGATGGCAGGGTGTAAGAGATGTAAAGAAAAGGAGTTTTGAAACGACCGGAGGAATAAAGGAGGGGTCATCACTAAATACAGAGACTTTATCCTGTTTAGCACAGCTGCCTTTATGTAACGTGGACTGTAATAATCAGAATCTAGAAGATGCTTCATTTCAAAACCTCCTATCCAAAGCCAGCAATCATCAAATCCCTCAGGTTTCTGGCTATGCAAAAACCAAACAAGCGTACCCCTCTTTGAAATGCACTGTCGTGAAAGCTACAGTTCAAAATCTCATGACTGTGAGCACTTACCAGAACTGTTTTATCAACACCACTTCTCTTCAACACTGGAGACCGGCTTGGGATGTTAACCAACTGTCACTCAGTTTCACCTATAAGACTCAGTGTAACTTTCTTCAAAGCCATTTATTTAGCAGACCGCACTTTGTTAGACCTTTCAGCTTGTCGACACATAGGCCATTGATTGTAAAACAATTTGAGAGCAGACAACAACCCTACAGCCTCTCTTCCCACAAAACCAGAGCCGTTCATCAGGCTGCCCCTCAGGTGGCTGACACCTGGAGAGACTGTCTGTCGCAGGATAATGAAAACAGGTGTCGACAGAGACTGGGGCCCAACGTGAAGCTGTATGAAATAGATAAGGGGAAACAACGGGCAAGCCAGGGAAAGAACCAGGGGAGATGGGCGTCAGTCCTGGTTTCTCTGTGCTCTGATCACGGGGAGCCAGCATTTCTCTTTACTCTCCGCTCCAGCACACTGAAGGGCAGGCACAAGGGAGATGTCAG ttttgcGGGAGGAAAGAGTGATCCATCAGATGTGAATGTGGTGGACACAGCGTTGAGGGAAGCCAGGGAGGAGCTGGGTGTTTCTGTGGCAACAGAGAATGTCTGGGGCATCCTGAAGCCTCTCAGGGACATG TCAGGGATGATGATCGCTCCTGTGCTAGCTAACCTTGGGCCCCTAGAGAGATGTCCTTCAAACCAAACCCTGGAGAG AACCGTGGCTACACACACTTTCGCACCGGCAACAAGTACGGATACACCCTCCCAGTGTTTCGTAATGGGAAGCATCGAGTGTGGGGTCTGA
- the nudt8 gene encoding nucleoside diphosphate-linked moiety X motif 8 isoform X1 encodes MFRAPWVLTWSCPIRPLLLRQSPGSALSKHSTAGWQGVRDVKKRSFETTGGIKEGSSLNTETLSCLAQLPLCNVDCNNQNLEDASFQNLLSKASNHQIPQVSGYAKTKQAYPSLKCTVVKATVQNLMTVSTYQNCFINTTSLQHWRPAWDVNQLSLSFTYKTQCNFLQSHLFSRPHFVRPFSLSTHRPLIVKQFESRQQPYSLSSHKTRAVHQAAPQVADTWRDCLSQDNENRCRQRLGPNVKLYEIDKGKQRASQGKNQGRWASVLVSLCSDHGEPAFLFTLRSSTLKGRHKGDVSFAGGKSDPSDVNVVDTALREAREELGVSVATENVWGILKPLRDMSGMMIAPVLANLGPLERCPSNQTLERWRRFSPCPCPTCVTPRTVATHTFAPATSTDTPSQCFVMGSIECGV; translated from the exons aTGTTTAGGGCCCCGTGGGTCCTGACTTGGTCTTGTCCCATAAGGCCATTGCTGCTACGACAATCGCCCGGCTCTGCTTTGTCTAAACACAGTACTGCTGGATGGCAGGGTGTAAGAGATGTAAAGAAAAGGAGTTTTGAAACGACCGGAGGAATAAAGGAGGGGTCATCACTAAATACAGAGACTTTATCCTGTTTAGCACAGCTGCCTTTATGTAACGTGGACTGTAATAATCAGAATCTAGAAGATGCTTCATTTCAAAACCTCCTATCCAAAGCCAGCAATCATCAAATCCCTCAGGTTTCTGGCTATGCAAAAACCAAACAAGCGTACCCCTCTTTGAAATGCACTGTCGTGAAAGCTACAGTTCAAAATCTCATGACTGTGAGCACTTACCAGAACTGTTTTATCAACACCACTTCTCTTCAACACTGGAGACCGGCTTGGGATGTTAACCAACTGTCACTCAGTTTCACCTATAAGACTCAGTGTAACTTTCTTCAAAGCCATTTATTTAGCAGACCGCACTTTGTTAGACCTTTCAGCTTGTCGACACATAGGCCATTGATTGTAAAACAATTTGAGAGCAGACAACAACCCTACAGCCTCTCTTCCCACAAAACCAGAGCCGTTCATCAGGCTGCCCCTCAGGTGGCTGACACCTGGAGAGACTGTCTGTCGCAGGATAATGAAAACAGGTGTCGACAGAGACTGGGGCCCAACGTGAAGCTGTATGAAATAGATAAGGGGAAACAACGGGCAAGCCAGGGAAAGAACCAGGGGAGATGGGCGTCAGTCCTGGTTTCTCTGTGCTCTGATCACGGGGAGCCAGCATTTCTCTTTACTCTCCGCTCCAGCACACTGAAGGGCAGGCACAAGGGAGATGTCAG ttttgcGGGAGGAAAGAGTGATCCATCAGATGTGAATGTGGTGGACACAGCGTTGAGGGAAGCCAGGGAGGAGCTGGGTGTTTCTGTGGCAACAGAGAATGTCTGGGGCATCCTGAAGCCTCTCAGGGACATG TCAGGGATGATGATCGCTCCTGTGCTAGCTAACCTTGGGCCCCTAGAGAGATGTCCTTCAAACCAAACCCTGGAGAG GTGGAGGAGATTTTCACCCTGTCCTTGTCCCACTTGTGTAACCCCCAGAACCGTGGCTACACACACTTTCGCACCGGCAACAAGTACGGATACACCCTCCCAGTGTTTCGTAATGGGAAGCATCGAGTGTGGGGTCTGA
- the mfrp gene encoding membrane frizzled-related protein: MSDLSQVAVYSDSSDIYKNVFCNPAFELEGEGEELVEGFRTCSSTPEPIKPPAACLGWGLFGVCAMRLRGLGCGWWVVAVSAAALLLLTALGLALALLLTQIKGQTVENELMSTTSSDRLNTGDEAPHITLPTISANTSQQESTTASQPARIPPPETRCGGVLSDSEGSFSSPNHPGSYLPNLLCVWVIRVPPSSVVQIHVSSLAVEGPSPCLFDWLEVQEQRDQSSVVTRFCGNVAPPTVNTNSSTVWVTFHSDGSIAGSGFIAHYRALQPGHKSCSREEFMCDSGRCLLPVSVCDGHINCHDQTDEANCSHKHKECGGPKNGPYGYFSSPNHPKPYPHQQLCTWYISVEEGHVITLSFRNFSLETQDVCEFDYVEVHDSISTGAGRVLGRFCGITFPPDLTSSGPHMTVVFEADDGVSDSGFNATYQAVSILDRTCGPSQFACSTGECLQQQWLCDGWNDCPDGADELGCGNSTYPTFSSSCEFIEVEMCQGLSYNLTSFPNIWLSIGDQREAATLLGQYRVLMELACFEPLRRLVCGMFLPQCSPQGGVLQPCRSVCSSAEQQCSQALDLFSFSWPFNCHLLPDSQDPVECSLP; the protein is encoded by the exons ATGTCTGACCTCAGCCAAGTTGCAGTGTACTCAGACTCTTCAGATATTTACAAG AATGTATTCTGCAACCCTGCCTTTGAgctggagggggagggagaggagctggtGGAGGGATTCAGGACATGCTCCTCCACCCCTGAACCAATCAAACCGCCAGCAGCTT GTCTAGGTTGGGGTTTATTCGGGGTGTGTGCGATGCGTCTGCGGGGCCTGGGTTGTGGATGGTGGGTGGTGGcggtctctgctgctgctctgctcttgTTAACAGCCCTTGGACTGGCACTCGCTCTCCTCCTCACAC AGATAAAAGGCCAGACAGTGGAGAATGAGTTGATGTCTACCACTTCTTCAGATCGGCTAAATACAGGAGATGAAGCGCCCCATATTACTTTACCAACAATCTCTGCCAACACAAGTCAACAGGAAAGTACAACAGCATCACAGCCAGCTAGGATCCCACCTCCTGAAACAC GGTGTGGAGGGGTGTTGTCTGATTCAGAGGGCAGTTTCAGCTCCCCAAACCACCCCGGCTCCTACCTCCCCaacttgctgtgtgtgtgggtgatcCGAGTCCCACCCTCCTCCGTGGTGCAGATCCACGTCTCCTCTCTGGCTGTAGAGGGGCCTTCTCCCTGTCTGTTTGACTGGCTGGAGGTGCAGGAGCAGAGGGATCAGAGCTCTGTGGTCACCAG ATTCTGTGGTAATGTAGCACCACCGACAgtcaacacaaacagcagcacagTGTGGGTCACCTTCCACTCTGACGGCAGCATCGCAGGCAGCGGATTCATTGCACACTACAGAGCCCTCCAGCCTGGACACA agaGCTGCTCCAGGGAAGAGTTCATGTGTGACAGTGGGCGCTGTCTgctgcctgtgtctgtgtgtgacggGCATATAAACTGCCATGACCAAACAGATGAGGCAAACTGCAGCCATAAACACAAAG AATGTGGAGGGCCAAAAAATGGGCCTTATGGTTATTTCTCAAGTCCAAACCATCCCAAGCCTTATCCTCATCAGCAG TTGTGTACGTGGTACATTTCTGTTGAGGAGGGTCACGTCATCACACTGAGCTTCAGGAACTTCAGTCTGGAGACTCaggatgtgtgtgagtttgacTACGTGGAGGTGCACGACAGCATCAGTACTGGAGCTGGAAGAGTGCTGGGAAG GTTTTGTGGAATCACCTTCCCACCTGACCTGACCTCCTCCGGCCCCCACATGACCGTGGTGTTTGAGGCTGATGATGGAGTGTCCGACAGCGGCTTCAACGCAACCTACCAGGCTGTGTCCATACTGGACC GGACGTGTGGTCCCAGCCAGTTTGCCTGCAGTACAGGGGAGTGTCTTCAGCAGCAGTGGTTGTGTGATGGATGGAACGACTGCCCTGACGGAGCAGATGAGCTGGGCTGTGGTAACTCCACCTACCCCACCTTTT CTTCATCGTGTGAGTTCATAGAGGTAGAGATGTGTCAAGGCCTCAGCTACAACCTCACCTCATTCCCAAACATCTGGCTGTCCATTGGTGATCAGAGAGAAGCTGCCACACTCTTGGGACAATACCGG GTGCTGATGGAGCTTGCTTGCTTCGAGCCCCTGCGGAGGCTGGTATGCGGGATGTTCCTGCCTCAGTGCAGCCCTCAGGGTGGCGTCCTCCAGCCCTGCCGCTCAGTCTGCTCCTCAGCAGAGCAGCAATGCAGCCAAGCCCTGGACCTCTTCTCCTTCAGCTGGCCCTTCAACTGCCACCTCCTGCCGGACTCACAGGACCCAGTGGAGTGCTCGCTGCCTTGA
- the si:ch1073-280e3.1 gene encoding complement C2, with the protein MYVKTILWILLFSSVKKVSLQDYDYDDEAYENPETLSCLTTESIKGGNVTYSQAGVEGSVLTYHCGPSQYPFPVSSRLCGDDGEWSVMRSNNGRQISRAICKDILCPAQLQLDHGDFWPREQWARVGATQTFSCQEGFPLYGSAQRNCTISGEWTGTTPICDNHADDCSNPGIPPGAQRSEGRFQAGEKVIYRCQAGLDLLGSAERVCLENREWSGSTPRCQGPHMFDSPSVVAAAMAGSLAGVMDVVSPDSKKNEPLASFARSVLVSEGSRINVYILLDTSGSIAEKDFELSRKATIALIRKLDSYEVHLKFHVLSFATTVKDIVDITHSDISGNTEDVIWNLEGFDYTSHGRKTGTNLHAALYRVSEVMSFLKQNINNNYFNETQNIIIIETDGYSNTGNKPQIALARIRSLLGYRDQTSDNTDETKLDVYVFGIGSQVNKDQLNTLASKKRGEQHLFVVKDFQILGEVFNSIISDKSVTMCGIAQEREEYKKTFTRPWHVTVETINKKTAPCVGSIVSKNWVLTAAHCFARASTEISPTVHIGHGGGRVISERVIMHPKYNTRALQDRNVSEFYDYDVALVQVNKSIPLSWEARPICLPCTVAASRAMKRVNSTCQEHRKELLPHEETAAFFIHKKDKSKQTQIHTESQRPSCVEKARKTLKNPTNVTLDEYIPDRFLCTGGSTAYKYSITCKGDSGGSLFLQKRNRYFQVGVVSWGTIDVCDPGIGRNSDDPPPDARDFHIDLFKIMPWLKQHLGKDIQFLPEFDT; encoded by the exons ATGTATGTCAAAACAATACTTTGGATCTTACTCTTCAGCTCTGTCAAAAAAG TGTCGCTGCAGGACTATGATTATGATGATGAAGCATACGAGAATCCAGAGACTCTGAGCTGCTTAACCACCGAGAGCATCAAAGGTGGAAATGTCACCTACTCCcag GCAGGGGTGGAGGGCAGTGTGCTGACTTATCACTGCGGCCCGAGCCAATATCCTTTCCCCGTCAGTTCCAGGCTCTGCGGTGATGATGGGGAGTGGTCGGTCATGAGATCAAACAATGGAAGACAGATTTCACGGGCAATATGTAAAG ACATCTTGTGTCCAGCTCAGCTCCAGCTGGATCATGGGGACTTCTGGCCCCGGGAACAGTGGGCCCGTGTTGGGGCCACACAGACCTTCTCCTGCCAGGAAGGGTTCCCCCTTTATGGCTCAGCCCAAAGGAATTGCACCATCTCTGGGGAGTGGACAGGAACCACTCCCATCTGTGACAACCACG CTGACGACTGTAGTAACCCAGGGATCCCACCGGGAGCGCAGAGGTCAGAGGGTCGCTTTCAAGCAGGGGAGAAAGTGATCTACCGCTGTCAGGCTGGTCTGGATCTGCTCGGGTCGGCTGAAAGGGTTTGCCTGGAGAACAGGGAGTGGAGCGGCTCAACACCACGCTGCCAAG GCCCTCATATGTTTGACTCCCCAAGTGTTGTGGCAGCGGCCATGGCTGGGTCACTTGCAGGAGTCATGGATGTCGTCTCACCAGACTCCAAAAAGAATG aaCCATTGGCATCGTTTGCCCGCAGCGTCCTTGTGTCTGAAGGCAGTCGtatcaatgtttacattttactgGACACATCAGGAAGCATCGCAGAGAAGGACTTTGAGTTATCCAGGAAAGCGACCATCGCTCTTATCAGAAAG TTGGACAGCTACGAGGTACATCTGAAGTTCCATGTGTTGTCATTTGCCACTACAGTAAAAGACATTGTAGACATCACACACTCGGATATTAGTGGCAACACTGAAGACGTCATATGGAATCTGGAGGGGTTCGACTATACCA GCCATGGTCGTAAGACAGGAACTAACCTCCACGCTGCCCTCTATCGAGTCAGTGAGGTGATGAGCTTCCTCAagcaaaacatcaacaacaactaTTTCAATGAGACTCAAAACATCATAATCATAGAAACAGATG GTTACTCCAACACAGGCAACAAGCCTCAGATTGCCCTGGCCCGAATCCGGAGTCTGCTTGGCTACCGTGACCAAACCAGTGATAACACAGATGAAACCAAGCTGG ATGTCTATGTATTTGGTATTGGCAGCCAAGTAAACAAAGATCAGTTGAACACATTAGCCTCAAAGAAACGTGGGGAGCAGCACTTATTCGTTGTGAAAGACTTCCAAATACTGGGAGAGGTGTTCAACAGCATCATAA GTGACAAGAGTGTGACCATGTGTGGGATAGCTCAGGAACGGGAGGAATATAAGAAAACTTTCACCAGACCTTGGCATGTCACTGTGGAAACAATCAATAAG AAAACGGCACCGTGTGTTGGATCCATTGTGAGTAAGAACTGGGTGCTGACAGCTGCTCACTGCTTTGCCAGAGCGAGCACAGAAATCTCTCCGACGGTGCACATTGGTCACG GTGGGGGCCGGGTGATTTCTGAGAGGGTGATCATGCACCCCAAGTACAACACCAGGGCGCTCCAAGACAGAAACGTATCAGAGTTCTACGACTATGATGTAGCTCTGGTTCAGGTGAACAAGAGTATCCCGCTCTCCTGGGAAGCCAG ACCTATCTGCTTGCCATGTACTGTAGCAGCCAGCAGAGCCATGAAGAGAGTCAACTCCACCTGTCAGGAGCACA GGAAGGAACTTCTTCCGCACGAAGAGACCGCCGCCTTTTTCATTCATaagaaagacaaaagcaaacaaacacagatccACACGGAGAGTCAG AGACCCAGCTGTGTGGAGAAGGCGAGGAAAACACTCAAAAATCCCACCAATGTGACTTTGGATGAGTACATACCAGACCGATTCCTGTGTACTGGGGGGTCCACAGCATACAAGTACTCCATCACCTGTAAAG gggaCTCTGGTGGATCCCTGTTTCTGCAAAAAAGAAATCGTTACTTTCAG GTGGGAGTCGTGAGCTGGGGCACCATAGATGTATGTGACCCGGGCATCGGAAGAAACAGCGACGATCCGCCTCCCGATGCCCGAGACTTTCATATCGACCTTTTCAAGATAATGCCATGGCTGAAACAGCATCTGGGCAAAGACATCCAGTTCCTGCCTGAGTTCGACACATAA